AGGTCTGACCCCGGGACTCCCCTACCCACACCAGACTCCCCAGGGCCTGATGCCCTATGGTCAGCCCCGGCCCCCCATCTTGGGCTATGGAGGTAAGTGTAAGAGGGAGTTGAAAGGACCTGGACTGGGGCTGGGAGAAAGAAAACTTAGCTAGGATGTAGTTGAGGTCACAGTTTTTCAACTCAACACTGATCTTTTTCATAGCTGGTGCTGTTCGCCCTGCAGTGCCCACAGGAGGGCCTCCATATCCCCATGCTCCCTATGGTGCTGGCCGAGGGAACTATGATGCCTTCCGAGGCCAGGGAGGTTATCCTGGGAAACCCCGGAACAGGTGAGACTGGGCTAAGATGTCTAAGTGTTCTTGGCCCTCTTCAAACTCCCTTTCAGGGACCCTCAAATCTCACCCCCTCTTACCTCTTTCTAATCTCACAGGATGGTCCGTGGAGACCCACGGGCCATTGTGGAATACCGTGACCTGGATGCTCCAGATGATGTGGATTTCTTTTGAGTCATACACGTTTCCTCACTCCTGGTCATCATCTATACTTGTGACTGCCTCGTCCCATCCAGCTCTGAGAAGTTTTTGTACGTTCAGCCCTACTGCCAATAAAAACACTTGCGTGGTGACTCCTGgcttaatgtatatatgtaatatacttCCCCAGATGCTCCCAAAAATTAGCTGGGGCCATGGTTGGCTGGGCCTTGCCACTTTATTGACACCAAAGATCCCAGGCTCTGCTGGGGCTTCCTGAGGGTCTGACATCAGGCAGCCTCTGCCTTTGAGATGGGTTAGATCAACGGGTATGGCGCTAGAGAAGCCTCAGTCCAGGGTGGGCAGCTGCTTTTTTGAGTTACAGCTGGTCAAGCACAGGTTGTAGAAGGAGTTGGGGTCAAAGGCTGTGCTCACCTCTCGCCAGCCCACCCAGCCAGCAGCCTGTAGTTCACTGGGGTTTTTCGGGGCACCCCAGCAGTGAGGGTCCAATACCAGGACGTAGGCTTCCGTGCCTGGCCCCAGGCACACTCCCAGCAAGGCCTTTGACCGGGCATCCGCATCCCCTCCAACCATTACAGGTCCCCCGCCCCCTGCGAAGTGGGAATAGAGCCTCTCCAGTTCCCCCTGAAGCCCTGCTCCACGGGGCACGTGACATAGGCGCCCTTGGGGACCCCCGAAGTGGTCAAGGCAGAGGCTGGCCTCTACACAGCCGATCCAGCTCCGAGAGCCCCGGAACCCGGGGGGCTTGTCGCCCATGTCCTCCAGGGCCGCCTGCACTGCAGCCAGTTCGGGTACGCCCGCCGGCCGGCCCTCTGGCCACGAGCACAGCGTTTGCAGAGTGCGGTAGCCGCAGCCCCAGCCCCGGTCGTCCACGCCGTCGCAGCCGTAATGATAGTAAATGTAATGGCCCGAGAGGAGGGCCAGGCGAGCGCGGCCGCCACCGCGGCCGGGCGGGGCCAGGCCCAGGTGGACGTCCTTCAGCGGCTCCAGGGCGGTGGGCGGGAGCGGCGGTCGCCGGGCCGGGCAGATCCGTTCTCCAGGCGGCGCGGAGCGAACTCCAGGGAGAACTCTGGGCTCTAGCGCTTCCTCTCAGCCCCGAGTCTTGGGCTAACTGCGGGCGTACAGTCCCCGCGGTCGCTCTCGCCTGGCCCCAGATTTAAGCGCGTGGCGCGGCCCGCGGCAACCACCACCAAGCTGCCGCGCGGGGCTCCCACAATGCACCGCCGCGTCCGCGCCGCCGTCCTCACTGCGCAGGCGTGAGCTCCACCTCGCCGGGCGGAAGGTACTCGCCGCAGCGGCGGGGGCGTGGCGCGGGCGCCCATCACCCCACCCCTCAGATTTAGCACCCATCCCTCCATTCATTCAATCCCAGTGGTTGAGGCATTCTGCCCGGACCCGGGCTCCCCAGGCGCGCACACTCCTGTGGCTGTAACAGTTTATTGGCAGCCCAGAGGGGCGAAGGCACCGCGGGGGAGGGGGCTCGGCCCGAGGCATGCAGAGGGCGGGGAGCCCCAGGGGAAAGtcgggggtgggtgggcagggtcTAGGGATCCTCTGTGTTATATCCCAACCCTTAAATAAATAGTATATACAGCTGAGGGGCCGGGCGGAGCGGGCAGGGCAGCGGGACGAGGGGGTCCCTCCTGGGTCACAGATCTGAGCAGCGATCCTGCTTGCTGTAATGGTCAAACTGGTTCTTCCAGTGCACCATGTAGGAGCTCCAGCGGTGGAACTCAGCCTTCCACTGGCGCTCAGCCTCGTCCAGCGTGTCTGCGGCCAGGGTGCCCGGCaagtgggtgggggggaggacatggggaaggaCGGGAACGGACATGGAGGGGTACGTGAGTTCAGGGAGGGCACACGGAGAATGTAGGAGACCACGTTGGGTGGTGGAAAGAGGATCAGGAGAACATGCAACAGACGGAAGACCAGGGGAAGGACGAGGGTAGAGGCGGGGCCAGAGAAGGATGgcgggaaggaggagggagggggagaaaatgACCGGAAGACAGGGGGACAGAAGGGATCAGAGGAGGAGGATCCGTGGGTTGgtggggaaaagagaagagacagaaatggTTGGCGGTTATAGCCCCACTGGGGGGTGCTATCTAGCCCtagggcctccctcccaccccaacacCAAGCTCAGGctccaaataataattttataaaaaaagaaaattggctttttcatttccatttaaacaATAAAGGCGTGTGGATCCCTGAGATGGGTCGTAggtgtcctccccccacccccccaccccccctgcccccagccctgtccAGTTTGAGTTTCTCGGTTTGAGGAGGCAGGGAGCGCTGGGTCGGAGATCCCTGAGTGGAGCCCTTCCCCACAGTCAGACCACTCATTAGAGGAGGGGCCCCCTGAGGCCGGAGGGGGAAGAGGCCGTGGTCACAGCCGCAGGAGccgggagaggaggaggaagaggaggaggaggagggacagGGGGAGGCCGGGCCTGGGCCTCGGGGCAGCCTCCCCGTGGGCGGGGCCTGAGCAGGTGCAGGGGGCCTCCGAGGCTGGGGGGAGAAGAGAGGGGTTACACCCGGCCGGCTCCcagttccctctctctctccgcGCCCCTTTTCTCCCCCGCCTCCTCCCAGTCCCTGCCCGCTGGCCCCTGCGTACCGGTGGCGCTGAGCAATTTGGGTAGGAAGCGGTTCCAGAAGGCGCAGGCCTGGGCGCGCAGCCCCCGCCGCACCTCTAGTGGCCGCAGGTTCAGGCTCACGTACTGCTGCGCTCCCGCCGTGTATGGTGGCCACTGCGGGGCTTTGGGGTCTCGGGGGTCATTGGGGTCCCTGcggaaggaaagggaaagctcagcccctgggggctggggaatgGAGATGGAGAGTAGGAGGAGGCAGGCTGCTTCCTGACCCATGCCGTTCCCTCTTAGGCTCCAGGGAGAGCCCCgtctcctccctcccacattctccttcatcctttctcttttccaataTGCTCCGTCCTCCGGagtcttccccttcctcctgccctccctctttctgttgttcctttttttccctcaatttttcTGCTCCATCTTTgtttctcccatttaaaaaattgctatgaCTTACTGAGCCCTTACTATATACTCAGGCCCAGTCCTATCTCTACAAACATCATGTTTACTTCTGCGGACACCCATATGATGGGATATTTATGGTCCCCTTCTTCAGACAGGTaaactgtgtgcgtgtgtgtgcattcGTGTGTGTCACAGCTAAAAAAATCGTCACTGGTCCAATTGATCCAGTTCTACAATCCACACTCCTAACTGCTCTGGTAACTCCTTTGTCTGTCTCTCCTTGTCTGTCTCTTCTCTTTGCCTCCCTCAGCTCTGTCCTTGTCTCATCAGGATCTGCCACcttgccttcctccctccttcccttctcttggggtctcctttgtcattctctctctccccctttgtCTCCTTTCCTTTGTGAACtcggccccccccccccgccctttctgcttgtctccctccctctctgtctgttTCCCCCGCCCCTTGCCTCCCTGGCTCCTGGAGgccctcctcccctcagccccgCTGACCCTGTGCGGGCGAAGTTGGCCCAGTATCTCATCAGTCGTTGGGCAAAGGTTCTCTCCTCGACAGTGTAGTTTAGCGAGGGTTCCAGGGGGAGCCCGAAGATAAACTCGATCTCGTAGCCGTGGGGCACCCCCATCCAGAGGGGCCAGGAGAGCGTGGATGCACGGTGTTCAAAGATGTAGGCATAGACGCGAGCGCCTTGGGCGGCCAGTCGCCCAGCCAGCTGGGCTACGGGGCACACGACGTTGTGGTCGCCCACCACATCACTCATGGCCTCCCTCAGGCGTGCCGGGTCCTCAGGGTGCAGCCAGTCTGTGTAATGCAGGACCACAGCCTCGGCAGCCAGGTCACTTGCCTGGGGGACCCCGACCCGCACCCCGGCCAGGAACTGGGCCCGGCTGATGAGAGACTCGTTGTCTTTGCTGAAGCCTGGGGCCCCGTAAACCAGAAAATAGGATCCCTCATCCTTCACCACACCCACCAGCACCTGAGGGGACAGGacggagggatgggggaggggaagcacagacagacaggcagacagaaaCAGATGGACAAAGAGCCAGAGAGGTGAACAGTTATAGACCCAGGACCAGGGAGGAAGAGAGTTCgagatgggggaagggaaagagagaaagagaaaatacacccacatttcctttcctctctgtcccACGGACCACCCTGGGATTGAGCCCTCAGGGGAGAGGAGTGGGCCATGGGGCCCAGAAGCCTGGGCCTTTGGGAGTGGGTTTTGAGGACCCCTCATGCCTGGGTCCCCACGGGGAGGGGCAGGTGAAGAACAGGCCTAGAGGAAGCAGCTCCACCCCCTCCAGCCACTAGTCACCTGCAGGCCATGGAAGTCTCCGGCATTGATGAGGGCTTCAGGCGTGTCACTGAGGAAGTCTCCATCCACCACAGGCACGAAGGAGAAGCGGAAGACGCTTTCCTGAGGCAGCACATGCCACTCGTGGTCCACCAGATCCTGAGACGGCCGTGTCCGCAGGCAGGCCACCAGGTCTGTGTCATTGCCACCAGCCCCACCAGGCGGACAGCCCACGAGGCGGGCCAGCAGCGTGGCCCTGCGGCGGGCCTCTCCCACACCCACTGTGGCCCAGGGCCCATTGGGTGCCCCGCTCTGCAGCACGGCCCTGTGGAACAGGCCCCGGCTGGGTGGGGACAGCAGGTGCATGCCCACGGAGGCGGCACCTGCGCTTTCCCCAAACAGAGTCACTGACGTTGGATCCCCCCCGAAGGCTGCTACGTTCTCCTGCACCCACTGCAGTGCCAGCCTCTGATCCAGTAGACCCACATTGCCTGGGGCTTCCCGGCTCCCCGGCAGGGCCAAGAAGCCAAAGGCTCCCACCCGGTAGTTCATGGACACCAGCACAGTCCCCTCGGCCTGGGCCAGGAAGCGACCATCATACACGTCCAGGGAGGAGGCCCCGCTGTAGAAGCCACCCCCGTAGATCCAGACGAGGACAGGGGTGGGGGACGCAGGCCGGGGGTACGGTGTCCACACATTGAGGTAGAGGCAGTCCTCGCTCAGCTCACGGTTGGGGTTCCACATCTCGGTGCCCTCAAAGCCGGGGTACAAGGTGTCTACATATTGGTAGCAGACTCTTTGGAAGGCTGTGGCATTCAGCACCCCTGGCCAGGGCCGCTTGGGCTCTGGTGGCAGAAAGCGACGGGGGCCCACAGGTGGCTCTGCGAAGGGGATGCCCAGAAAAGCAGAGACAGGGCCCCCAGGGGCCATCAGGCGGAAGCCCCGTAGCCGGCCCCCACGCACAGTCACCAGCAGCTCTGGGTCCTCTGGGCCCTcagcctctgcccctcctcccaggaggaagaggaggagaaggagcgGGGAAGCCAGGGAGGGCGTGTGCAGGGGACACCACGGGGGCCTCATGGCTGCCAGGGCAGGCAGGCGTCTGCtgggagaaagaaaggcagagggtGAAGGCTCAAAGCtgccaggagggaggagatgattAGGTAACACTCTTGCCCAGGGGTTATCACTGAGCTGCAGAGGAGGTGGGGCAGGTTggcagaaaggagagaaatggagggagggagggagacaggcagaGACAAGGACACAGacagggagaagcaagaggggacAGAGatcaggcacacacacatacacccagaCGGACAAATGCAGGGAACAGAGACAGACCTGCCAAGCAATACCCTCCCCTGCCCCGCAGAAGACCCACCGCCCTCACTTCCTTCCCCCAGCTGGGTGGACTGCCTTGGGCCCAGTTCGAGCAGTGCGGGGCACCAGCACCAGAGGCCGAAGGCCACGCACAGTCCACCCGACAGGGGCGGGGCCCTCACTGACGGGAGGCGCCGACGGGGGAGCTTGAGGTGGCGTGAAGGCTCAGCCTCTCATGCAGTTGGCCAGGGCCGTACCCTGGGAGGGTGTGGGTTGGGCATTCAGGGTGTGGGAGTCGCAGTTCCCGGGGTACCCCAAATCCTGCCTACTCCAcaccctgccccacccagccCCGCCTCATCCACTGTCTGACACAGCGCGTTGGTACCCGCGAATGCCCGTCAACTGTGCACCCCCCTCGCCTAGCCTCAGCCAACAGGCTCGCTAGCCCTGGCCCCACAGGACTCGAGTCCCCCATCCATCCGATGCTGCGGTGCACGCTGCCGCCAGCGGGGGGCAGTAAAGACTGAGAAAAGGACGGCGCTCCCCGCCCCGAGTCCAGGAGCCGGGAACTTGGGGCGGGGGTCTGGGGGCTCGCGGGCATTGCCAAGGGGTCTGAAGGGCGAGGCGGGACGCCTGCGTTCTCGGAGCTCCGGAGATCCCCGGCTGCAGGGGCAGGGGCGCTATTTTGGGGCAGCAGCTGCTGCGGTTCCGGCATCTCCAGCCAAGGGATCAAAATTCCCCGGGTCGGAACTCCCCCCTCTCCCGCCGGTCACCCCTCACCCAGCCCTCGCCGCCCTGAgctggggtggtggtgatggagattAACTAGGAAACCCGAGTGGGGCTAATTATAACTCGGGGCTTCCGCTAagcctccccttcccctaaaATAGAGACGGAGTCCCCGCGGGAGGGGGACgcctgggcctgggagggggcTTCGGCTGGGAGCTGCGCAGGGGCGCTGGGGTCGCGGGATCCCGGAGGGCCCAGCCGGGCTCCAGGAACCTGCGCAGCTTGGATTCCGCCCCCAAGCAGGGGGCATCTTCCAGTGGCCCCAGACTTGGGGGCGAGCAGGGGCAGCGGCGCTCGGGGGTCCCCACAGGAATTCGAGAGCAGAGGCGGCAGCTGGCCCTGCGGGATGCTGTCTCCCGCGCGGGCAATCGTTAAGTATGCGGCGGTGAGGGAAGAGTTAAGGGTGAGTGTGGGGCGTCGGGGGGCGTCGCTGGGCAGGCCCCGGGGCGCGGTGGGCGTCCTGTCTGGGAGCCTGGGTCCCTCGGGGCGCGCACCGTTCCCAGGATGCGGAATGGGCCGCGGGCCGGAGGAGGGTCCTGGGCGGGGCGGGAGACTCACCTGAGGCGGCCGGGCCGGGCCGCGCCGGGAGCTGGAGGCGGCCGATGTTCCCCAGCGCAGGCTGAGCCGACTCTGACAGCCGCCGCCTCCGGCCCCCCGCACACACCCCCTCCGGGCCGCTCggcgcccccgcccgcccccgcccactgtctccgcccccgcccctccccgcctccccgggccgccacctcctctccctctccctctctcggAGCCCAGACCCAGAGACCCCGGGGCCCAGACGCACTCCAGTGACAGACGCCGACAGACGGACAGACACGCAGTGACAGACACGACAGAAAGACCCTCAGCGGCGGAGCAGACACCCACAGGGACAGATAGAAGGACAGAAGCCCGCGGAGACAGACACATGCAGACGGACAGTCTCATGCAGTGACAGCCAGAGACAAACGCAGTGACCGACATTCACAGACGGACGGACACACTTGGACACATTGACAAGTCGGGGCTGGGGGCCGAATAAATGAGCGTCCCTGGCCACGACAGAGCAGGGGTGGCATGGGAGGACCGGTACGTGAAAATGCGGTTGAGGACCCCCTCAGGGGCCCGAGTGGCACCGGTGGAGAAAAGGTGACACCTGTGAGAATGAGGATGTGAACATGAGATCACGAGGGGACACGAAGGGGACCCCCGAAGAGGGAGGAGACCcccggggggagggagaggtgacTCCGGGACACCAGACAAGGAAGGCCAACGTGGTGGCACGTGCGAGGCTGCGGGGTGAGGCCGCCGCCGCAGTGGAAACTTCCGGAACCCCCGCGGGTGTGCGCTGGTTCCCTGACGGGTGACCTCGGACTTCTCGTCACCAGGATCCGGTCGGGGCATGACATCACCACGCCAGGCTCTCATTGGCCGCCGCGGCCGGCCGGTGGGAGCGGCCTGGTCTGGGCTCGCGCAGCCTGGTCGGAAGGGCCTGGGCCGCACGGACCCCCAGGTCCCGCCCTGAGGGGGTCACCCATGAGGACGGTGCGGCCACGGCGGCGTCCCCACGCGCGCGAAGTGAGGTGGAAAAAAATGGGTCTTGGTGTGCCCGCTCTAGCTCGCCGCGCGTAAGCGCCTTCCTCTCCCGGGGTAGCTGGCTCGGGAGCTCGCTACCAGCTCACTGCGTGAGAGACCGCCCGGCGCGGGCGAGCGTCGGGGTGTGCGTGCGTGCGAGCGCGCGGCGGTGCGGGGCGATGCGTGGGGCGGGCGCGTGCGCGCACGCTCACTCGGCCGCCGAGCGCCCCGCAGCGTCCGACGAGGCCGTCCGCCGCCGCTAGGGGCCGGGTGGCACCGGGTCTCGGGGTCTCGCGAGGACCGCGGGATCCGCGGGAATCCGGAgacgtgccaggccctgggccgcTTGGTCTCGGCTCTATAAGGTGGGCGACCCCCCTCCAGCCTACCCACCCGTCCCGCGGGAACCGGCCCGCGCTGGGTCCACTCTCCGCTTTCTGGCGGCGGCCGCCAGGTGGCGCCGAAGGCAGCCGCTCCAGCCTTGGAAACTGGGATGGCCCATAAAGGTCTTGAGGGTGATGGGGGCTTGCCTCCTTGTCACTCTCCTGAACGGGCTGTGCCACGCGGTCGCCTCACCTGACTGCTGTAGTCATGAAGTCCTAGGCCCGGACCACGGAGATAGCGAGGTCAGGGACAGCTTATAGCCTGGGGTTGTCATGAACTAGTGATAGCTTAGAAGGTGAAAAGACAGGGCATGTTCTAGGAGTTGGCCCAGCAGAGACCTCCTCGGAGAGGTGAGTGCTGGCTCCTGCGCTTGGAAATGGCATCAGTGGGGCAGTACCTGTGGGGGAATCCATGGCAGGTAAGGGCAAGGCTGGTtgtggagatttctttttttttaatttaatttaatttagttttttatgcagcaggttcttattatctgttttatacatgttggtgtatacatgtcaatcccaatctctcaattcatccccccacccccacccccgctttcctcccttggtgtccgtacctttgttctctacatctgtgtctctgtgccttgcaaactggttcatctgtaccttttTTCTAGATTTGTGGAGTCTTCCGAAGCCAGTCAGAACTTTattttggcgggggtggggtggggtggagctgggggtggaaTATGGAAGGTCAGCCagtaggagagggaaggggaagttgCACATGAAGATGCTTCAGATTCTGGGGCAGAAAGGGGATGCAGCCAGTTATGTCAATACCCTTCTCCGCCTTCCGCAGGCATGGGgaaggcaggggcagggctgcaCTAGGGAGATGGGAGGAAGGGCAGGCAGGCCCGGTAGGGGGTTAGGTTGGGATCTGGGGAGGGTATTCTGATCTTGGAGCCCCTACTGTGCTTCCCCAGGCCCTGGGTCAGGGAGGGGTCAGTTGAATGTCCAGCCAGAAGCATCTGCAAGTCTGCGTGGAGTCCTAGGGCATGCAGGCCCTGTGCCTGCTCGGGAGGTGCTGCAGAAGGAGGCCAGGGCTCTGCAGCTGCACACAGCTCTGGGAGATGCGCCGAGGAGACACGGTGTGTCCTCAGCCGGCAGTTTGTCCCAGGATTGTGAGCATGGAGGAGATCATGCAGATTGTGTCCCCATCTCAGAGAGTTTTAAAATTAGCAGCTGACCACTGGAGAGAGCCAAGATAAAGGGTGCAGGTGTTGGGAGATCCACAGGGCATTGGAGCAAGCCCTGGACTGGGTTCTCAGTGTTCTGCTGACGGGCAGGGAGACCTCTGGAGGGGCCACACTCGTtgtctgggcctctgtttcctgacATATAAAAaggtggggcttctctggtggtgcagtgtttgggagtccgcctgccgatgcaggggacacgggttcgtgccccggtccgggaggatcccgcatgccgcggagcggctgggcccgtgagccatgaccgctgagcctgcgcgtccggagcctgtgctccgcaacgggagaggccacagcagtgagaggcccgcgtaccgcaaaaaaaaaaaaaaaaaaaaggtggattgGACTTGAGTATACGTCAGAATCATGGGGCTGTTTAGAGGGGCTGATCCATCTGGTATTGAGTGGAGTTCTTAAGTCTGTGTTTTTAACAGGTCGTCAGGGCAGTCCCATGAGGGTGGTCTGAGGACTACATGAGGAGAAATGCTGGATGAGTTGCCCTCACAGTCAGGCCAAACTGACCTCCTCTGGATCAACAGGCTGTGTGGGTCAGCGGGAGGTGCTGTGGGCAGTCAGCGGATACAAGAACTAACAGGGACGCCTCTGGCCACCAAGGGAGATGGACAGGGACTTGAACTCGTTCTTTAAAATGGATAGAACTTCCAGGAACAATTCCTCTTTTTACCTTTAGCCTCTCTCCAACCTTTGTCAACACAGGGACCTCACCTGTCTAGCCATGACACCTGTCCCTACATAGTCCAACATGTTAACCTCCCCAATGTCCTCTGTGACCCCACCCTACACAGCTGCCACTACAGAGATATCCTTGATCCATTTCTTCCTTCACCATGTCTGTTTATCCAGTAATCAATCTGACTTCTATCACCAGTGCTGCCAATTCTATTGATACTTTCCTTGCATCTCTGTCTCCCACCTTTGCTAACACGGGGAACCCCTACTTCCATTACAGTCCTTGCCTACCTCTGCCAACAAAAAGGATTCTTATCTCCTCTGTTTATTGGTTAGGATTCAGTTCAGCTATGTGAGACAGAAAACCACACAGTAATGGCTTGAATGAAATGTAATGGAAATGTATTTCTCTCTTAGATAAAAGGGACCCATAAGTAGGCCATGCAGGGTTGGCAGGGTGCCCTTGATATCGGGGACCTCGTTCCTTTACAGAGAATTTTGTTACTTAACTGTCTTCAGTATGTAGCTTCCACTGCATGGTGTAATATGGTTGCTGGAGCCTCAGCCATCACATCTACATTCccagccagcaggaaggaggaaggactgAAGAAGGGCATCGCTCCTCCCTTTAAGGACATTTCTTGGAAATCACAGACACAGCACTTCAGTTTCTATCCCACTGGTCAGAACTTAATCCTAAAGTCATAACTGGCTATACAGGAAGTTCTGGATGACAGGTTACTCATCTAAACCTTGGCTGTCCTAATACTAAGGAAGAAGGTGGGGCAGATACTGGGGATAGCAGACGTTTGCCAAACCGCATGAAGGCTTCCTTTGCCTCGTCAGTGCAAGACTGAAACACACTTCTAAAATGTTTCAATTCAGGGATGATGTCCCCCACCCCGGTACCCGCCTTCCccgctccttttttttcttttttttttttttccggccgcACCCTGCGGCTTGCGGTATCTTAGTTtgccaaccagggattgaaccccgggctcaccgcagtgaaagcgcggaggcctaagcactggaccgccagggaatcccgCCCACCCCCTTTCTTTCGTGAACGTCCCCACCCTGCGATTTCTGTGACTTGGGACCTCTGCTGTCCCCAGCTGCTTCTCCACGGACACGCACTGGTTCTCGGGCGCTGCGAGGTGGTCATCCGCTGGAGGGCGCTGGGCGTGGGCCTGGCCGGGCCCCGGCTCTGCCGCTGCAGGTAGCGCCGAGCGTCTCCGTTGCGCGCGCTCCCGGAGGAGGGACCGActaggcggggtgggggggggtggggggggtggaagGGTGAGGGCTGCAAAGGGTTTCCAGACGCGGCGCTCCCACCGGGGTCCTCCCATCACCCCCGTGCTCATAGCGGGTCAGGGGCTCTGGTTCAGGCCAAGGATATTCTGCAGGACTGCCCCCACCTAGGGCTGGAGGGCGCCTGATGTGACCCCTGCTACAATCCACGTTAAGCCAGGTTGTTGATCTGCAGAGTTGGGAGCCTGAGCCATGCGAGAGgctttcctcccctctccccacccctccctgtgaCCCCTCCTGAAGGTTGGCCTAACATTCATACTTGATCCAAGTTTCATCATTTCATATGATTCCTCCTTGGACTCATCCGTCCATCCTGTTTTTACCTTTCCGCTCTTTTGCTAGTTTTGAGTATTTCACACATTTTTAAGCCAGTCTCTGgatagtctaattttattttcacagttctGTTAAATATTTAACCAGTTCACAGTTTTTCCCATGCAGTTCATCAAACATCctttattttctccccttttctagCTGAGGACAGGGTGGAGCAGGGGTTTCATATCCCTGTGACCCGGACTGATTAATCAGGACCCTTCTGGGGTTGGTTTCCATCCGTAAGCTGTAATGgttctgaaagaaatgaaaagtgtaATTTAATTCACAGTGAGTGCACTTAGCCCTGTGTTATCATTTATCTGCTCTGTGTCAGAACCCTGAAGGAACTCAGGATCCAGGAGTGTGACCCAGCACCCACCTGAGGGATCCTGGAGCGCTGAACTGTTGCTCGCTCGGATCCTGGTTTCACACAGGCCCCAGCCAACTCTGATGATGGTTTTGGTTTAAAGGTTAGCAGTGTACCTTGGATGACTTCTTGGGAACAGCTGGCAAGGTTGAACTAAATACTATCTATGACACCCAGGGAGCTCCTGTAAATGTTC
This genomic stretch from Globicephala melas chromosome 15, mGloMel1.2, whole genome shotgun sequence harbors:
- the UFSP1 gene encoding ufm1-specific protease 1, yielding MGDKPPGFRGSRSWIGCVEASLCLDHFGGPQGRLCHVPRGAGLQGELERLYSHFAGGGGPVMVGGDADARSKALLGVCLGPGTEAYVLVLDPHCWGAPKNPSELQAAGWVGWREVSTAFDPNSFYNLCLTSCNSKKQLPTLD
- the ACHE gene encoding acetylcholinesterase; its protein translation is MRPPWCPLHTPSLASPLLLLLFLLGGGAEAEGPEDPELLVTVRGGRLRGFRLMAPGGPVSAFLGIPFAEPPVGPRRFLPPEPKRPWPGVLNATAFQRVCYQYVDTLYPGFEGTEMWNPNRELSEDCLYLNVWTPYPRPASPTPVLVWIYGGGFYSGASSLDVYDGRFLAQAEGTVLVSMNYRVGAFGFLALPGSREAPGNVGLLDQRLALQWVQENVAAFGGDPTSVTLFGESAGAASVGMHLLSPPSRGLFHRAVLQSGAPNGPWATVGVGEARRRATLLARLVGCPPGGAGGNDTDLVACLRTRPSQDLVDHEWHVLPQESVFRFSFVPVVDGDFLSDTPEALINAGDFHGLQVLVGVVKDEGSYFLVYGAPGFSKDNESLISRAQFLAGVRVGVPQASDLAAEAVVLHYTDWLHPEDPARLREAMSDVVGDHNVVCPVAQLAGRLAAQGARVYAYIFEHRASTLSWPLWMGVPHGYEIEFIFGLPLEPSLNYTVEERTFAQRLMRYWANFARTGDPNDPRDPKAPQWPPYTAGAQQYVSLNLRPLEVRRGLRAQACAFWNRFLPKLLSATDTLDEAERQWKAEFHRWSSYMVHWKNQFDHYSKQDRCSDL